The Litchfieldia alkalitelluris genome has a window encoding:
- a CDS encoding ROK family protein produces the protein MRTGNLGLVKRINKNTVLNIIRDYKRISRANIAKVAGLNKATVSSLVDELIQEHYVIELGTGESTGGRRPLMLEFNRNAGTLIGVELGVNFILVVSTNLQARIIWKKQVYLKKDELQQHIVEKMVETIKEAIELSPKTPYGIIGIVVGVPGIVNHETGSILFAPNLNWDYVPIASMLTQQLPHYRIHVENEAKLAALGEKWFGSGKEYKNIVYISAGTGIGAGVILNEQLYTGVEGLAGEVGHHIIDVKGLKCSCGNYGCWEMYASEKALQNRLKPLLLEEYSIDSILLLARLGNSEINKVLSETGMYLGVGLLNIINSYNPEAIIIGNSLVEAGDLILDPAKKFVKKSMLNKANHPNIIKAQLGDKSCVIGAVSLILKELLSIEEEEDSEIIG, from the coding sequence GTGAGGACAGGGAACTTAGGTTTAGTGAAGAGAATCAATAAAAATACTGTTCTTAACATAATTCGTGATTACAAACGAATTTCTCGTGCAAACATTGCAAAGGTAGCAGGATTAAATAAAGCAACAGTTTCCTCCTTAGTCGATGAACTAATTCAAGAACATTATGTCATTGAATTGGGCACTGGGGAGTCAACAGGTGGAAGAAGACCGCTTATGCTTGAATTTAATAGAAATGCTGGTACTTTAATAGGTGTTGAGCTAGGAGTTAATTTCATTTTAGTTGTTTCAACCAACTTGCAAGCTCGGATCATCTGGAAAAAACAAGTGTATTTGAAAAAGGATGAGCTGCAACAGCATATTGTTGAAAAAATGGTAGAAACGATTAAAGAAGCAATAGAGCTGTCACCCAAAACCCCCTATGGAATTATAGGGATTGTTGTTGGAGTACCAGGTATTGTGAATCATGAGACAGGGTCTATTTTATTTGCACCTAATCTTAACTGGGATTATGTCCCGATCGCTTCTATGCTTACACAGCAGTTACCCCACTATAGAATTCATGTTGAAAATGAGGCAAAGCTCGCAGCACTTGGGGAAAAGTGGTTTGGTTCAGGTAAGGAATATAAAAATATTGTTTATATAAGTGCTGGTACTGGGATTGGTGCTGGGGTTATTTTAAATGAGCAGCTCTACACTGGAGTTGAAGGATTAGCTGGAGAAGTTGGTCACCATATAATCGACGTGAAAGGATTGAAATGTAGCTGTGGAAATTACGGATGCTGGGAAATGTATGCATCTGAAAAAGCACTTCAAAATCGCCTTAAACCATTATTGTTAGAAGAATACTCGATTGACTCTATTCTATTACTAGCTAGATTAGGGAACAGCGAGATCAATAAGGTCCTATCAGAAACAGGGATGTACTTGGGTGTTGGTCTATTAAATATTATCAATTCTTACAACCCGGAAGCAATTATCATCGGAAACTCACTTGTAGAAGCTGGTGACTTGATTCTTGATCCGGCTAAGAAGTTTGTTAAAAAAAGTATGTTAAATAAAGCCAATCATCCTAACATTATTAAAGCTCAACTTGGAGACAAAAGCTGTGTGATTGGTGCCGTTTCACTAATTTTAAAGGAACTATTAAGTATTGAAGAGGAAGAAGACTCAGAAATAATTGGGTGA
- a CDS encoding sugar phosphate isomerase/epimerase family protein: MKVSCHLITWGEDLLTGLKEASELGYQACETFTHIALQYENRMEEFKELLANHQFELSALYGGGRFSEKAKQKEVIEYNTRVAKFLAANNSDIIVFGPGGPRNPTGTSLDELKIAAETINEAAKRCYDLGVKACVHPHLWTEIQDENEIDAIMELTDPNYVFFCPDTAHLTKAGMDPVKVMRRYKDRIQYLHLKDVTPDDAVDVEKFPILTGNEALPIFCELGLGTIDFQPVYAFLEEINYNGWVTVEIDKSTSTPYQSLKTCKEFVEEQLGLLVSQK, translated from the coding sequence GTGAAGGTATCGTGTCATTTAATTACTTGGGGGGAAGATCTCCTTACAGGCTTAAAGGAAGCATCTGAGTTAGGATATCAGGCGTGTGAAACATTTACTCATATTGCTTTACAATATGAGAACCGAATGGAGGAATTTAAAGAATTACTCGCAAATCATCAATTTGAGCTTTCCGCTTTATATGGTGGCGGGAGATTTAGTGAAAAGGCTAAACAAAAGGAAGTTATCGAATATAACACTCGTGTGGCTAAATTCTTAGCGGCAAATAATAGTGACATTATTGTATTCGGTCCAGGTGGGCCAAGAAATCCAACAGGCACCTCTTTAGATGAATTGAAAATCGCCGCTGAAACGATTAATGAGGCAGCAAAACGCTGCTATGATTTAGGTGTGAAAGCTTGTGTTCATCCACACCTATGGACGGAGATCCAAGATGAAAATGAAATAGATGCTATTATGGAATTGACAGACCCTAACTACGTATTTTTCTGTCCTGACACCGCCCATTTAACAAAAGCTGGAATGGACCCCGTAAAGGTCATGAGACGTTATAAAGATCGAATTCAATATTTGCATTTGAAGGACGTGACACCTGATGATGCAGTCGATGTTGAAAAGTTCCCAATTTTAACAGGAAATGAAGCTTTACCTATTTTTTGTGAGCTAGGTTTAGGGACGATTGATTTTCAACCAGTGTATGCATTTTTAGAAGAAATAAATTATAACGGTTGGGTAACTGTCGAAATTGACAAATCGACGAGTACTCCTTATCAAAGCTTAAAAACGTGTAAGGAATTTGTCGAAGAACAGCTAGGACTTTTAGTAAGTCAGAAGTAG